Proteins from one Penicillium digitatum chromosome 2, complete sequence genomic window:
- a CDS encoding DSBA oxidoreductase has protein sequence MTNFQIQIISDTVCPWCYVGYRRLSRAITTHQATYPADTFSLHWKAFYLNPAGAEYPGINKAEMYTRKFGAERTEAIFARLSAVGKGEGIQFSFGGNTGLTRDSHRLLWFAGQREAEEGAEKEGAHGGTGGVIGGLQTRVAEQLFRAYFEDEKNITDLKILVEAGVGAGLDRDTVKKLLDEDIGAQDVDLEAKMAARRLVSGVPYISVQGKYHVEGADEPEVFMDIFEKVKAEQKD, from the exons ATGACGAACTTCCAAATCCAGATAATCTCAGACACCGTCTGTCCC TGGTGCTACGTTGGTTACCGCCGCCTCTCACGAGCAATAACCACCCACCAAGCTACATACCCAGCAGACACATTCAGCCTGCACTGGAAAGCATTCTACCTCAACCCAGCAGGAGCCGAATATCCCGGCATCAACAAAGCCGAGATGTACACCCGGAAATTCGGGGCTGAGCGCACGGAAGCAATCTTCGCGCGACTATCTGCTGTCGGCAAGGGTGAGGGGATCCAGTTTAGTTTTGGCGGGAACACTGGTCTCACGCGAGACTCGCATCGCTTGCTTTGGTTTGCTGGCCAGCGGGAGGCTGAAGAAGGGGCTGAGAAGGAGGGTGCGCATGGTGGTACTGGTGGTGTTATTGGCGGGTTGCAGACCAGGGTTGCGGAGCAGCTGTTTCGGGCTTATTtcgaggatgagaagaacaTTACCGATTTGAAGATTCTTGTGGAGGCGGGTGTTGGGGCGGGATTGGATCGGGATACTGTGAAGAAGCTGTTGGATGAGGATATTGGTGCTCAGGATGTTGATTTGGAGGCCAAGATGGCAGCCAGGAGGTTGGTTTCTGGCGTGCCGTATATCTCGGTGCAAGGAAAATATCATGTTGAAGGGGCTGATGAGCCTGAGGTCTTTATGGACATCTTTGAGAAGGTGAAAGCCGAGCAGAAGGATTAA
- a CDS encoding 6-phosphofructo-2-kinase 1 — MTSAISPEMGDPRSNIKPNGTSDGSGSGKEGALMPPKTVVNRALGNDLHSDSHKSSLPPKGGVGTALTDTPVSTAPPSPQISGLYHLPGTPGRVRATTLDIPGLTKSKVSPDGRIAQRDVGAKLVIVMVGLPARGKSYITKKLARYLNWLQHDTEIFNVGQRRRVAAGKSPSPAPLDRGQRRKPSAFHKDLVDSVRRLSVSVGTTLNSSDVSPPENEVPLPPPVVQTKILVNGEEPEQFSPNGSTVVPSIDAGPAQSRENEEAINEASPEPMDQTANFFDPQNQRAVKMREQVALDTLDELLDYILEEGGSIGILDATNSTMERRKAIVDHIRNRAGPELNILFLESSCMDQDLLEANMRLKLSGPDYKGQDPTEALQDFKKRVALYEKSYVPLGEYEEKHRMAFIQMIDVGRKVVAHQTHGFLASQVVYYLLNFNLSPRQIWITRHGESLDDAAGRIGGDSDLSENGRKYAKALARFVDHQRQQWEAYQRQKDLLKHFPPRAGDITPPNPSYLPQEGPRNFCVWSSMMQRSVQTAEYFNEDDYDVKQMRMLDEIHSGKMEGMTYKEIQEQYPEEYAHRKRDKLFYRYPGPGGESYLDIINRSRTVIVEVERTTDHVLLVGHRSVARVLLAYFRGLKRDEVADLDVPMGILYMLEPKPYGVEFKAYRYNPETDWFDYLPDYELHQVKAQTTR; from the exons ATGACGTCGGCCATTTCGCCTGAGATGGGGGATCCGAGGAGTAATATTAAACCCAACGGCACTTCTGATGGCTCCGGATCGGGGAAAGAAGGAGCTCTTATGCCTCCGAAAACTGTCGTCAACCGAGCGCTAGGTAATGACCTGCATTCCGATTCCCACAAATCGTCACTGCCGCCTAAGGGCGGAGTCGGAACGGCTTTGACAGACACTCCGGTTTCTACCGCACCTCCGTCTCCACAGAT ATCGGGCCTTTATCACCTTCCTGGTACCCCCGGTCGAGTGCGCGCAACTACTCTTGATATCCCCGGATTGACCAAGTCCAAGGTGTCTCCTGATGGCCGCATTGCCCAGCGGGATGTTGGTGCAAAGCTTGTCATTGTCATGGTTGGTCTTCCGGCCCGAGGCAAAAGTTACATTACCAAGAAGCTGGCCCGCTACTTAAACTGGCTCCAACATGACACCGAAATCTTCAATGTTGGACAGCGTCGCCGTGTGGCCGCTGGAAAGTCCCCCTCACCTGCCCCGCTTGATCGTGGCCAGCGTCGGAAACCAAGTGCTTTCCACAAAGATCTCGTTGACTCAGTGCGCCGGTTGAGCGTCAGCGTTGGTACCACTTTGAACTCATCAGACGTCTCACCGCCAGAGAACGAGGTACCGCTTCCCCCTCCAGTGGTGCAAACCAAGATTCTCGTGAACGGAGAAGAACCTGAACAATTTTCCCCAAATGGAAGTACCGTTGTGCCCTCAATCGATGCAGGCCCTGCACAATCTCGTGAGAATGAAGAAGCTATCAACGAAGCTTCCCCTGAACCAATGGACCAGACCGCCAACTTCTTTGACCCCCAAAATCAACGTGCCGTCAAGATGAGAGAACAGGTCGCGCTGGACACTCTTGATGAGTTACTGGATTACATTTTGGAGGAAGGTGGCAGCATTGGTATCCTCGACGCGACCAACAGCACCATGGAACGCCGCAAAGCGATTGTCGACCATATTCGCAATCGCGCTGGTCCCGAACTCAACATCCTGTTCCTTGAAAGCAGCTGCATGGATCAGGACTTGCTCGAGGCTAACATGCGCCTGAAACTTTCTGGCCCCGACTACAAAGGCCAGGACCCCACTGAGGCACTTCAAGACTTCAAGAAGCGTGTTGCTCTCTATGAAAAGTCCTATGTGCCTCTCGGCGAATACGAGGAAAAACATCGTATGGCTTTCATCCAGATGATTGACGTCGGTCGTAAAGTCGTTGCTCACCAGACCCATGGTTTCCTTGCTTCTCAGGTTGTCTACTATTTGCTCAATTTCAATCTCTCTCCGCGCCAAATTTGGATCACACGGCACGGCGAAAGCTTGGACGATGCCGCAGGCCGCATCGGCGGTGACTCTGATCTCAGCGAGAACGGGAGAAAGTATGCCAAGGCGTTGGCTCGCTTCGTGGATCACCAACGGCAGCAGTGGGAAGCATATCAGCGACAGAAGGACCTTCTCAAGCACTTTCCGCCTCGAGCTGGTGACATTACACCTCCCAACCCATCATATCTTCCTCAAGAAGGGCCACGCAACTTCTGTGTCTGGTCTTCAATGATGCAACGCTCTGTTCAAACTGCCGAATACTTCAATGAAGATGATTACGATGTCAAGCAGATGAGAATGCTGGACGAAATCCATTCCGGCAAGATGGAAGGTATGACATACAAGGAAATCCAAGAGCAGTACCCCGAGGAATACGCCCACCGCAAAAGAGATAAACTCTTCTATCGATACCCTGGACCAGGAGGAGAAAGCTACCTCGATATCATCAATAGATCGCGCACCGTCATTGTTGAGGTAGAGCGCACTACAGACCATGTGCTCCTGGTTGGGCATAGGTCCGTTGCTCGTGTGCTCTTGGCCTACTTCCGTGGTCTGAAGCGTGACGAGGTTGCTGACCTCGATGTCCCGATGGGTATCCTTTACATGCTTGAGCCCAAGCCTTATGGAGTAGAGTTCAAGGCATACCGCTATAATCCCGAGACCGACTGGTTTGATTACCTTCCCGATTATGAATTGCATCAGGTCAAAGCGCAGACGACCCGCTGA